GTCCGACATAAGTAGTGAAATACTTAGATAGCTCTTTATAGCCAGTTTGCGACATGGAGTAATGGGGCGCCTCAAACGCAATTGGGTATAATCCCTCCGCTGTCATTTCGTAAACTCCATTGACGATGGAATCGTATATATACGTTTGCTCATAGGGCAAGCCGACATTTTGGACGAAATCTTGATAGGCTTCATCAGAAGGGAAATCTTCTCTCAGTTTCACTTCTGATGTGTTCGATTGATAAATCGGACGGTCATAATCGACATCCCAATATTCGAAGCCTTCCCCTGTCTCATCTTCCCGGTATTGATGGAAGTAGCCATGCTGGATGAGGCTTGCGCCATTTTTTTGCATTTCTTGCAACACCTCAACCAATTCGAGTGCTTGAGATAAGTGGATGTCTTCTCCAGTTTCTGGATTCTTATAAACCGGCACGACCGTCACCGCATACGGGATGTCCCGCTCCGCTAAATAATCACCGACTTGCTTGACGAGCACCGGGTCGCTCCTCGGATGAATGTCTTCCAGGCGAATCAGTTTCTTCGGCTGGGACTTCTCCCGGTCGAAGAAATCGAAGAGCGATTCCCCGATAATATCGCTAAGTCTCCCAGTGATCGAGTTGGCTGCCACGTAATACAAATTGTCATTCTTAAAGATGAGCGGATACGATCCATCAGCCGCTTGCCCTTCATATAAGACCTCCATTTGATCGATCCCATTGATGAGCATCATGTCTTTCTTTCCCCTTAAATCAAACGACTTGCCCTCACCACTTACGCCATCAATGTGGCGGTAATCGCGGATGCTAAGGCTAGGCGCCTCCTTGAAGTATTCAAAATAGTT
This is a stretch of genomic DNA from Planococcus maritimus. It encodes these proteins:
- a CDS encoding DUF2334 domain-containing protein; amino-acid sequence: MKKIISLLMLLVILTASPWQAAADEEPGDQPKVLLLYHAEEKTQEEEVPLLDMLVGHFSSDITVQSIEDAAAEYVKGDYTHVIYLGLGKRQLTEEELFVVDQYDDVKKMFIGNYFEYFKEAPSLSIRDYRHIDGVSGEGKSFDLRGKKDMMLINGIDQMEVLYEGQAADGSYPLIFKNDNLYYVAANSITGRLSDIIGESLFDFFDREKSQPKKLIRLEDIHPRSDPVLVKQVGDYLAERDIPYAVTVVPVYKNPETGEDIHLSQALELVEVLQEMQKNGASLIQHGYFHQYREDETGEGFEYWDVDYDRPIYQSNTSEVKLREDFPSDEAYQDFVQNVGLPYEQTYIYDSIVNGVYEMTAEGLYPIAFEAPHYSMSQTGYKELSKYFTTYVGQIQISDRTYDGTFVPLYESTPAGLHGMKVIPETMGYVNPKRNESIDRMMQKADYASQFSDSYLAFFYHPYLGIEKFDELMTQLEKYDQYEWVDLKEMEHKTEVDGMVVETANGDINVSRPMSVLVTQTTRDLWWVAIPLIIFVIIAIATIARKFRKQKTDSEFWESQ